From the Leguminivora glycinivorella isolate SPB_JAAS2020 chromosome 15, LegGlyc_1.1, whole genome shotgun sequence genome, one window contains:
- the LOC125233860 gene encoding centrosome-associated zinc finger protein CP190, which produces MSDLKQVKVDNWGIYFLQRLKHFFNRTDYCDLTLQFQDNAQLKVHRLVLSACTEYFELLERTCEMYEDCLVMPDDLQADVVVPIVNFMYTGQLEFKIELLEKLYQTSQIMNMPVLSKLLDAQRQQQVASKPPPTHSYGGLKSYAKSAMGKQRTPVASTSSSKRTFSKAFDIEVQREKSYSKATSSTSNGRAFHSPSPVHIENHVPPRKLIKGEPRPTRYELPEELDTDNIYDNSFTDISYTSTPLMVHPETTKRYSAKRSQFSSPSSSKRFGQGPSTVEIVECRKVSKEENVYDDDSMINEPDMFGRDMLPPEPSVKNSSQLFDQILDNNPGPKVTIEAKNSKQASKLDHAKIISEVLKKYPHLVKSNKNIKLKLLDTPAKTVKKRPATPQKIQKEELQLKQEPDFTYESEVLDSARAAKLIAMGAENVKGPWICLICGTPGRALHFTSYFKFRRHLVEVHNEKPVSNMCEYCGLKSLKRNYLLHHLYTKHGKKPPPQYNFPKCNLCSYIALNEGYLVKHKMTHVETRNFRCNVCSAAFNSSSMLLMHIQNTGHKYSAERRTNLQCVYCLKVFLRESNLYAHLKTNHKLEAKTDCIIDDSDEERQEEEEPMERFVDRKPIKYELPVTYDQESEDDTPYQIQQKPLGAIDIVEQPKKHRTVTSTPRQKILNSGFGAPIQSTIQPSTPQKKPKPQTIQNQFLKELSIPQIDNSNHEEIIMIGDTEYIMRDNQLIPKNSKITENDQYILSDMLHADVDQTLHTLESDTSLEFSNVHNSTEITQPDIKLNKKSTMNQPIQIVVSNEEEYKALMSSNHSIIFDDTDASKRLTVLAASHNATLDGTIDLDTTQTNDMMIIQDDFPLNVSEAVSGDNSNIVVVYSHPVDDHSKPYQLITSQALGGAQFVSTSAVLTRNYETVTTSSGVVNTQMMDNQVNWHNSIEHNINNQQLQVTQEPELQVLTNVEEVVMAPSQDEISNKLEELPEVHLLPVASKDESQVNQVSQMIEPMTCESDTQHNHHNVEQTTEIVAVEEIQATTSIPMEDNVPSQIIENSENLVTMSTEEPISETMQTESDNNIVVAQDEPQEQVSTEVEEVMERSHEPLDESTIEEEEEENIQNLTEQTEETSESQEYAEEATVTDQPSNSDGPSYAPATKEQIQNLASEWSEDEDEATAQSETIENENPKNTVTEIDNPENNSVELEESIENIQHEMEKQMTRIVAIEPIEECENPVEEIQTESLQENVTVNNAVPACPEKISSLLHDWDENDSQEEEEEKSDPTTKNDGEAINENEMVAAPEDIESNAAPIVEPPTENESQEQECPKKDDKIKSLVSDWDDEEEDGPKE; this is translated from the coding sequence ATGTCCGATCTAAAGCAAGTGAAAGTTGATAACTGGGGGATATACTTCCTCCAGCGGCTAAAGCATTTCTTCAATCGTACTGATTATTGTGACCTAACGCTACAGTTTCAAGACAATGCGCAGCTAAAAGTGCACCGGTTGGTACTCAGTGCGTGCACAGAGTACTTCGAACTGCTGGAGCGGACATGCGAGATGTACGAGGACTGCCTGGTGATGCCGGACGACCTGCAGGCGGACGTCGTCGTCCCCATCGTCAACTTCATGTACACCGGCCAGCTTGAATTTAAAATAGAACTTCTTGAAAAGCTGTACCAAACATCACAAATAATGAACATGCCAGTACTGTCCAAACTCCTTGACGCGCAGCGCCAGCAGCAAGTGGCTTCTAAACCGCCACCAACACACAGCTACGGTGGCTTAAAAAGCTATGCCAAAAGTGCAATGGGCAAGCAAAGAACACCGGTTGCTTCTACAAGTAGCTCAAAGCGTACATTCAGCAAAGCTTTTGATATAGAAGTACAAAGAGAAAAATCTTATAGCAAGGCTACAAGTAGCACAAGTAATGGAAGGGCTTTTCACTCACCTTCTCCTGTACATATAGAAAACCATGTTCCACCAAGGAAATTGATTAAAGGTGAACCTCGACCTACCAGGTATGAACTTCCAGAGGAACTTGATACTGATAATATTTATGACAACTCATTTACTGATATATCTTACACTTCTACACCCCTGATGGTACACCCGGAAACAACAAAGCGATATTCGGCAAAAAGGAGCCAGTTTAGCTCACCATCAAGCTCGAAAAGATTTGGTCAAGGGCCCTCTACTGTTGAAATTGTGGAATGTAGGAAAGTTTCTAAAGAAGAAAATGTTTATGATGATGACTCCATGATAAATGAGCCAGATATGTTTGGAAGGGATATGTTGCCACCCGAGCCCTCTGTCAAAAATTCCAGCCAACTATTTGACCAAATATTAGATAATAATCCAGGTCCAAAAGTGACAATTGAAGCTAAGAATAGCAAACAGGCAAGTAAGTTGGACCATGCCAAGATAATAAGTGAAGTGTTAAAGAAGTACCCACACTTAgtaaaaagtaacaaaaatatcaaactcAAGCTTTTGGATACCCCAGCAAAAACAGTCAAAAAACGACCAGCAACCCctcaaaaaatacaaaaagaagaACTACAGTTGAAACAAGAGCCAGACTTTACATATGAATCTGAGGTCCTAGATTCTGCAAGGGCAGCAAAGCTTATTGCTATGGGAGCAGAGAATGTAAAAGGGCCCTGGATCTGCCTCATTTGTGGGACACCTGGTAGAGCTTTACATTTTACCTCTTATTTCAAATTCAGGCGCCATTTGGTAGAAGTTCACAATGAGAAACCAGTTTCAAATATGTGTGAATACTGTGGTCTAAAGTCACTGAAGAGAAATTATTTATTACACCACTTATACACTAAACACGGCAAGAAACCTCCACCACAATACAATTTCCCAAAATGTAACCTTTGCAGTTACATAGCGTTGAATGAAGGTTACCTAGTCAAACATAAAATGACACATGTTGAAACAAGAAATTTCCGTTGCAATGTGTGTTCTGCAGCTTTCAATTCTTCTTCCATGTTGTTGATGCACATACAAAACACTGGCCACAAATACAGTGCAGAAAGAAGAACCAACCTCCAATGTGTTTATTGTCTCAAAGTATTTTTGCGTGAATCTAATCTGTATGCTCACTTAAAAACTAATCACAAGCTAGAAGCTAAAACTGACTGCATCATTGATGATTCAGATGAGGAAAggcaagaagaagaagaacctATGGAAAGATTTGTTGACCGTAAGCCTATTAAGTATGAGCTGCCTGTTACCTACGATCAAGAGTCTGAGGATGACACTCCTTATCAAATCCAGCAAAAGCCTCTTGGTGCCATAGATATTGTTGAACAGCCGAAGAAACATCGCACTGTGACCTCAACACCAAGGCAAAAGATCTTAAATTCCGGTTTTGGTGCACCAATCCAATCCACTATTCAACCTTCAACTCCTCAGAAGAAGCCGAAACCACAGACAATACAAAATCAGTTTCTCAAAGAGCTTAGCATTCCACAAATTGATAACTCGAACCATGAGGAAATCATAATGATTGGTGATACTGAATACATTATGAGGGATAATCAACTTATaccaaaaaattcaaaaattactgaaaATGATCAATATATTTTATCTGACATGTTGCATGCAGATGTGGATCAAACATTACATACTCTAGAGTCTGATACATCACTTGAGTTTTCAAATGTCCATAATTCCACTGAAATAACTCAACCTGACATAAAATTGAATAAGAAATCAACTATGAACCAACCTATTCAGATTGTGGTTTCAAATGAAGAGGAATACAAGGCATTGATGTCCTCTAATCATTCAATAATATTTGATGATACTGATGCTAGTAAAAGATTGACAGTATTAGCTGCTTCTCATAATGCTACATTGGATGGTACAATAGACCTAGACACTACACAAACTAATGACATGATGATTATTCAAGATGATTTTCCATTAAATGTATCTGAGGCAGTTTCAGGTGATAATTCTAATATTGTTGTTGTATACAGTCATCCAGTTGATGACCACTCCAAACCATACCAACTTATAACATCACAAGCTCTTGGTGGGGCTCAATTTGTTTCCACCTCTGCGGTGCTTACTAGAAACTATGAGACTGTCACAACCTCTTCTGGTGTAGTAAACACTCAGATGATGGATAATCAGGTAAACTGGCACAACAGTATTGAACACAACATCAATAATCAACAATTACAAGTAACACAGGAGCCTGAGCTACAAGTACTTACAAATGTAGAAGAAGTGGTCATGGCTCCATCACAAGATGAAATTTCTAACAAATTGGAAGAACTCCCAGAAGTGCATCTGCTGCCTGTTGCATCAAAAGATGAATCCCAAGTAAATCAAGTATCACAAATGATAGAACCAATGACATGTGAATCAGATACTCAGCACAACCATCACAATGTGGAACAAACTACCGAAATAGTGGCTGTGGAAGAAATCCAGGCAACTACATCAATACCAATGGAAGATAATGTTCCTTCGCAAATCATTGAAAATTCGGAAAATCTAGTAACTATGTCAACTGAAGAACCTATTTCAGAAACTATGCAAACtgaaagtgataataacatagtAGTAGCTCAAGATGAACCACAAGAGCAAGTTTCAACTGAAGTCGAGGAAGTTATGGAAAGAAGTCATGAGCCTTTGGATGAATCAAccattgaagaagaagaagaagaaaatatacaaaatcttaCAGAACAAACAGAGGAAACAAGTGAGTCTCAAGAATATGCCGAGGAAGCCACAGTTACTGATCAGCCATCAAACAGTGATGGTCCTTCCTATGCACCTGCGACCAAGGAACAAATTCAAAATTTGGCATCCGAATGGTCAGAAGATGAAGATGAGGCAACTGCTCAGAGTGAAACCATAGAAAATGAAAATCCTAAAAACACTGTTACTGAAATCGATAATCCAGAAAATAATTCTGTGGAACTAGAAGAatcaatagaaaacatccaacaTGAAATGGAGAAACAAATGACTAGAATAGTTGCAATAGAACCCATTGAAGAATGTGAGAATCCCGTGGAAGAAATACAGACAGAGAGTCTACAAGAAAATGTTACAGTAAACAATGCTGTACCTGCGTGTCCcgaaaaaatatcatcattactTCATGACTGGGATGAGAATGATTCTCAAGAGGAGGAAGAGGAAAAAAGTGACCCCACAACTAAAAATGATGGTGAAGCCATTAACGAAAATGAAATGGTTGCAGCTCCTGAAGATATTGAAAGTAATGCTGCTCCAATTGTTGAGCCACCTACTGAAAATGAATCGCAGGAACAAGAATGTCCAAAAAAAGATGACAAAATCAAGAGTTTGGTTAGTGACTGGGATGATGAGGAAGAAGATGGGCCCAAGGAATGA
- the LOC125233861 gene encoding ubiquitin-conjugating enzyme E2 J2-like: MAKTKVTGATSRLKQDYLRLKNDPVPYVTAEPVPSNILEWHYVVRGPEKSPYEGGYYHGKIIFPREFPFKPPSIYMITPNGRFRTNTRLCLSITDFHPDTWNPAWSISTILTGLLSFMLEKTPTWGSIETSDYQKRCMAAESLEINIKNKMFCELFPEFVEEIEQQLKERQEAMLQAEEVPGSDSEVMTEQQSNMYYIMTNLFVLVGFIFLAYMVKYVLVSISND, from the coding sequence ATGGCTAAAACAAAAGTGACCGGGGCCACTAGCAGGCTAAAGCAAGACTACTTGCGGCTGAAAAACGACCCAGTGCCGTACGTTACAGCGGAGCCTGTGCCGTCAAACATTCTCGAGTGGCATTATGTGGTACGAGGACCCGAGAAAAGTCCATACGAAGGTGGTTACTACCATGGGAAAATCATATTTCCGCGAGAGTTTCCGTTCAAACCACCATCTATCTACATGATCACGCCCAACGGCCGCTTCCGAACCAACACACGTCTGTGCCTCAGCATCACGGACTTCCACCCTGACACCTGGAACCCGGCATGGTCTATTTCGACCATACTAACGGGCCTGCTAAGTTTTATGCTAGAAAAGACACCTACTTGGGGTTCCATAGAAACATCAGATTACCAAAAGCGGTGCATGGCAGCTGAATCCCtggaaattaatataaaaaacaagATGTTCTGTGAACTATTTCCAGAATTTGTGGAAGAAATTGAACAACAGTTGAAGGAGAGACAGGAGGCTATGCTGCAAGCAGAGGAGGTTCCGGGCAGTGACAGTGAAGTGATGACAGAGCAACAATCCAACATGTACTATATTATGACAAATTTGTTTGTTCTTGTGGGTTTCATCTTTCTCGCATATATGGTGAAATACGTCCTAGTCTCTATATCCAATGACTAG